One Trichormus variabilis 0441 genomic window, GAATAGCTGTGAGAAATTAATCTTGAGTAGTGATGGCATTAAGTGCCGACTGTCGGTAATTAGCAAAGCAGAGTACAGAAGCGATCGCCCAACCTCACAGCAAATTGAGTAATATTGATCCACAGTTGCCAAACCTTTTTTCTTAGCGATATCGGACATCGGCAAGATTTTCGCTGCTGAGTTGTGTGATCGGCTACGCTGGTGGAACGAAATCAGCGATCGCACCCTAACTAACGATATATTTGGATCATTCGGATCGTTAGATATTGATACCGTTAACTTCAGGCAGTTAGATTTTGCTGCCCTAACTGCACATCGAAAATCAGTCTAAAACTGACACTGGGAATGAGTCGGCGCAAAACTTGTAGATGAGCTTCGGCATCGCTGCGGCGGCGAAAACGAGCGACAATACGGTTCTGCATATTCGGTAACAGCCCGACTATACACCAAGGATTGAGTTTTTCTAAGTAAGTCATAGAGTCCTCCTGGTAATATCTGCAATTTCCAAGACAAAAGCCAGCCTACTGTGAAGGTGGCTGGCAAGAAATATCATTTTGATATTTTGATATTGCAATTAAATGCCGTAGGGGCAGGTTGACAAATAACCTCATTTATCCTCAAAGATATCTATGAACCCGTCTCTACTTTCGTCTGGGAAACACAGGTTCTGCAATAGTTCTTGGGGAATCTCCTCAAAGTGTTCCAGTAGAAAGTTCATCAGTGCAAGGTGGCGTAAATCGGCTGGCATAGGACGGCGGTAGTTTTTACCTCTAGCAAACCAGCGTCGCACGGTGGACAGAGAGCGATCGCAAATCTGCGCCATTTCTTCGTGGTTCACCTGCCATTTGGTGTAAAACTGTTTGGGAGTCATACCCAATTGGCAATAAATGTACAGTTGTATCAAATCTTGCTCTCGCTGTTGGAGTGGATGAGGATTCATTAGTGTGTCTCCTCGTCCATTGGTTCTAAATCTTCTTCCCAAGCAATATCCGCCGACGTCCAAGCGGCACTGGGGCAATCTTTGTTTAACCAAATCAGGTAGCACCAACTCCAGCAGCAACTGTGGGAAGCAAAGCTATAAAATCGACCAATGACAATACCCCAGTCAGTATCGCTTTCATTACCAAGCCAACGCAAGCGATCGCCATATAAAAATCTGGGTGTTTTGGCTACATCAGGAAAGTTGGCGGGAAGTTCAATAGATGTGTCTGGGTATTTCAGGTTAATCAAACCTGGGACTATATCTTGGTGATTGTGCCGGATGAGATGGAGATAAGCAGCAATCAATTTACCATTGATGCTGTGAGTTAACTGAGAAATCAGAATTGCTGCTAGAGTTTCTAGTTCTTGCTGCTGGAGTTGTATCCAGGTGCTATCAAAGTCTGCGTCAGAGTAGTTTTTGAGCTTGGCTAGTAATTCGGTGATGCCGAAATCATCTAAAGCTTGTTGATAAGCTCGGTGTTCATCTGTTTTATAGCGAACAGGGTTTAACATTGTATATGACTCCTGAATAGAGGGGCCAAAAGCCAGCGTCAGCCGTCGGAAAGTTGAGTGCTGGCTTTTGACTTATCAGTAATTATACATAAATACTATGTACTTTTATGTTAATTTATGCGTTTTAGTGTATTTAATATAAAAAGACACAAGATAGCTTATGATAGTGATATGGGAAAAGTAACTGTAACTATTTACATGGAAGAAACAGACAAAGAAGCCCTGCAACAATTGGCTGATGCAGAGGAGCGTTCTTTGTCTCAAATGGCGGTGTTAATTTTGAAACGAGCGATTAAACAGGCTCAGAATGATGGGACTATTACACCCAAATAATTTGTAATTGGTTGAAGAGGCGATCGCTTCTCTACAAAACCTACCCCGCATTTTTCACAAGCAGTAGGGGCGGGTTAACCAAGATAGTGGTGAATGAGTAAACCCGCCCCTACAATCTTTAGACTCCATCATCGGCGATCGCTTCTCAGTTAGGAGAATGCTTAGGAAACTCTAGCATGGGCAAGATCGCTTCTAAGTTAGGAGAATGCTTAGGCATCACTTCACAAGCTAATAGAGAGTGTTGATGTATCCCAAAGAAGGTATACACCACCACAAGTTAGCCTATTTAATTGTGAAAGTTATGAGTAGCGACTGCCTAATTGCTTGCATTTTATAGAAAACATAAGGTAAAAGCTGCCATTATTAATTGTTAATTAGAGAAAAAATACTTATATTTTTCCTTTATCAAAAATATAAATTTTACGTAAAAATACTAAGTCGAGTTTGAAAACAGTGATATTATCTGATGAAGTGAGCTTTAGCTGTTTTATAGGTATATTTGAGACGGTTATTTTGTTAATGACCGTATATTTTTGTGTCTAATTTCACTTATGTCTGTAGATTTTGAGTTCCCTATTCAGTGCATTAATTTGGCTATTTCAACTTACAAAAAGCTAGTTAATCTGCATAAAGTTAATAACATCGTATTTGTTAACTTTTAAGATTCAAAAGCAAAGAAAGTTGAGGCGTTTGGTATTGCGATCGCCCCAAAAAATCTCAATCCGACAATTCTAAATTCATACTTCTAAAAACATCCTAACATTGTCTCTAGATTAAAATGTAGTTTTATCAATAGTTTGATAGCTATAGCGAATTGGATAATTAAACTTTAATTAACTTCTAGTTAATGGATGTATCTATTATTTATTAACTACAAAATTAATTGTAAAAATAAATTAAATATAGGAATTTAAGATAATGAATCAACTACAATCAGGAAATTTTAAACAGCGATTAATCAATGAATGGCAACAGGCAATATCAAATTTATCAAGCGAACAATTAAATCAGATATCTCAGCTGTCAAGAGAAGATATTAAAAATATCTCAGAGGAAGAAGATGTAAGAATTACAAATGAAGCTTACCCAGACAATACTCAACATCCATATTTCCTAGAAGGTGCAGACCTGATAATATCATTAAGTCCCAATTTATCTGTTGATGATATTGAATCTTTTGCTCCAGATATTGGTATAACAGGAATAGCATCTTTAGATCCATTGCTTTTTTTTAGACCAGATTTGTGGACAAATCTTGGTATACAAACAATTGTTCACGATATATTATCTCTCTATCAAATAGCTCTGGAGGAAAAAACAGGAGAATCACCAGGAATATTAGAAGCAGTTTATGAAATTGATAGTGTGGTATTATCTGCTATATTTGTACCACTAGAAGCAATATTGGATGATTTTATTTCTTTATTTGATTTTTCTGAATCACAAACTCCAAAAATAACTTCTCCAAGCATTATTGGAGCCTCTCTTGGAGGAAAAATTGCTACTTATTTCGTCAATGATAATTTTGCTAGCCAATTATTAGCAAATTCTATAGGTAAAACTGTTGGCAGTTGGGTTGGTTCAGCAATAGAAAATGAATTTGATTTTAATAATAAATCTCTAGAATCTCTTGCTTTACCTGATCGCTTTATTGGCAATCTTGTATCTATTTCAGTATCTTTAGGTTCTGGAGAATTATCTGAAAATATTATTGACGCATTAAAGATAGAAGATACTCTAACTCAAATGGGAGTAGATACTCTAACTGAAGCAGTTGTTGACTATGCTTTTACTTCGATAGCCAGAGAATATTTTCCAAACTTTGCTGAAAACTATCTACAGATAACAAGTGTTAAAGAAATTACGCGTTTAGATTTAATTAATTCTTATAAAAATGCTCTAGCGTCTTATGCTGGCTCAGAATTTTACAAAACTCTAGTTCGTTGGAATATTATAGGTGAAGGTCAATTAAATCAAGGTTCAGCTATAGGTGGTTCATTGGGTGCTGTAGCTATTCCAGGTCTTGCTAGTTGGCTTGGTTTTACTGCTTTAACAGGGCCAATCGGAATTTTTGTTGGCACAGTTGTTGGTAGCCTTATCGGAGGAGTATTTGGGGATGAAGATTTTCCTCGTGCTGCGTATGCAATTAACATTGTTAATGGAGAGTTTGTCACTCAATTTTCTTACGAGTTAGATGATGGAAATACTGAAATAGCTCGTCAAATGGGTGAAGCTGCTAAAGAAATTCTCAATTTCTTAGCGGAGACTGTTGGTGGTCAATTGATGACTGTTGAGAATGTTTATTATGGTCATTACAAAGAACAATTAGTTTATCAACTACAAGATAATGCACCTGGTAGTAGTAGTTTTCGCACAAGGGTAGGTTTTAGTAATGCTCAAGCAGCGATTGAAGCAGGTGTAGTTTATCAACTTACTAAAACACAGATTGAAGGTGGCGATCGCTACATCAAACGCCTATTTAATAATTATACTAATTCCCGCAGCAATCTAGACGATTTCAACGAGCTATTACAAATTGCTAAAGAATATGGCACTTACCTAGATAATCCTACTTTATATCAGGAATATATTAATAAACTGGCAGCCAACTCAATTCAAGATGCAGATAAAAGAATCACAGCTTTGCAGTCTCATCCTTGGGATAGTTTTGTTCCCGCAGAACTCAATGATGATCTGATCAAAAAAGTTGCGACGAATCTTTTACCAACAACCATTATAATTTCCATAGAAGGTAATGATTTGATTGTCAATGGTGAAAGAATTTACGGTTGGGTAAAAACACAACCAGAAAATAAAATTCAGTTTCTCCAGTTTACTGATGGTAGACTTTACACAATTAATGTAGATAAAGATAATAAGGTTACTCTAAATCTATACACAAAAGACCCCACTATCAGAGATTTTGGTTTAGATATTTTACCTTCTCAAGTACGATTGTCTCTCAGTGGGAATAATTTAAATATTAATGGTGAGATAATTGCTAACTGGTTAACTAATAACAATAACCGTGTAGAAATTCTCCGGTTTGCTGATGGCAGTCGCTTCAAAATTGTTGTAGAGAATGGTACGGTTAAACTAGAAAATGAATTAGTCGCTAATTTTAAAACAGTGTTGGCGAAAGCGAGAGAATTTAACCTCAGTACACCACAAGTTTCAGATAATTACAAAGGTAATAATGTCACTAGAATTATCTCTGGTAACGGCGGTGTAGTTCAAGGTAATGATAATAGCGATGACGTTTTAATTTCTTCCTCAGCCGCAGAAACTTTAAGAGGTGGCAAAGGTGATGATGTTTATCGCTATAGTCTAGGAAATGGTAAAGATACAATTGACGATATTGGGGGAGTCGATGTTATTGAATTTGACAGTAATATTCAACTCTCTAATTTACGACTACAACAGAGTAGCAATAATTTAATCATTAGTATCATTAATCCTAGTAATCCTTCTGCACCCATTACGAATCAATTAACGATCACTAACTTCTTAACTAATAAAATTGAATTTATTCGTCTGGGGAATAATCAAGAATACTTTTTAGACAATTCTAGTGGGCAATGGCAATTAAAAGCTACTAATAATGTACAAACTGCTACTAGCAGCAACACCACCATTCAAGGAACTATCGGTGCTGATGTTCTCCGAGGTTTGGGTGAAAACGATACGCTTTTAGGTGGTGCTGGAAATGATACTTATTTGTACTCTTTTGGTGATGGTTTAAATACCACAATCTATGATACAGGAGATTATGAAGGCAAAGTTAGAGATGGGGGAATAGATACTCTAGTCTTAGGAACAAACACCATCCACAGCCTAAAACTCCAAGATAAAGATTTAATCATCACTGTGTCTTATATTCTCCCTGGGTTTAACGCCAGTGGTGGTAATAACGAAGCACAACCTATTATTATCACAATCAAAAATTGGGTTGATGAAAACAGCAGAATTGAATTTATCCGCTTGGCTAATGGTAAAGATTTTTATCCTACTTTAGCCGCAGATGGTTCGGTTTCTTTACAAGCAGTATTAACTCAAGGAGAGTCAACTTTAGATGTTCAGTTAGATGTACCAGATAATTATGTACTGAGTGCTTATAAATTAGCAGTCGTTGATTTATTTGGTAATGGACTTCAGTTAATTTCTGCTCAAGATTCCTTTGCCATGTCAGATTTAGATAATGATGGTTATCTAGAACAGACAGGATGGGTATCTCCTTCTGATGGGATATTAGTAATAGACCTAAATAATGATGGTCGGATTACTGAACTGAATGAGTTTATTTCCCTAACCACTCAACCTAATGTTACTTCTATTGCTAGTTTAAACAGTAATGGCGATCGCTTACTCAATTCTCAAGATACCAACTTTGAAAGAATCCGAGTTTGGATTGATGCCAATGGTAATCGTAAAGTAGAATTGGGCGAATTAGCGGCATTACATCGTTACGGTATTGACGATATTTCTCTAGCAAGTCAACAGAAAAACTTTGAAGTTGCTGGAAATCTCATCACTGCTTCAACCTATTTTACTCAGCTAGGCTACGAATTTAGAAAACGCTCTCAAATTTTTGATGTTGCTTTTGCTTATAATCCCAACGGCGTAAAGTTAGAAACATTACCCGGAGGAATTAACAAATTTAACTTTGAGAATAAACCCGACATTATCATTGCTGACGATACGGCGGGTAATTTGAATTTAACAATTGATCCCACTATTACCTACGCTGTCACTGGAGGTAAAGGAAACGATATCCTGACCATTTTAGCTAGTAGCACAACAGGGGGAATTCTCAATGGTGGTGCAGGAGACGATACCCTCACAGGTGCAGGTGGTAGCGATATTATCAACGGTGGTAAAGGAAAAGATGTCATCAAAGCTGGTGCTGGAGACGATACAATAACCGTCGATGCAGACGATATTATTACCAGTTTAGATGGAGGAGCAGGTTTTGATATAGTCACCATTGATTTAGATTCTCGTTTACATCTGATTCTCAAAGATAGTAATAACGTCGAAGCTATTATTGGGACTAAAATTAGCAATCAAATTACTTACATTGGAGTTAAACCAGTTCTCATTTCTGGAGATTTAGGTAACGACATCCTCACGGGAGGAGAAGGAGACGACCAAATTGAAGGAGGAGAGGGTAAAGATAAATTATATGGAAATAAAGGCAAAGACTTATTACTTGGTGGATTAGATGATGATAGCCTCTATGGAGAACAAAATGATGACCAATTATATGGACAAGAGGGAGATGATTTTCTAGATGGTGGAGATGGTAATGATATTTTAAATGGTGGGATAGGAAATGATTCTCTCAAAGGAGGTTCTGGACAAAATACTTATATCTTTGGTCGAGGTTATGGAATTGATACTATTACTCAAAATAACAATGCAGATAAAGATATTATCAGTTTCAAAGCAGGTATTAGTCCATCAGATATTACTTTTTGGCGCAGGTCAAACAATGATTCGGAAAAAAATAATCTTTACCTAGCAATTAAAAACACTCATGACCGTCTCATCATTACAGATCAGTTAGTAAATAATGCTTACGGCATAGACCAGTTTACATTTGCTGATGGCACAATCTGGACAAGAGAAAATATTCAAGCTTGGTTACTGCAATCTACCACTGGCGACGATTACTTAGTGGGATATCAAAGTAATGATACTCTTGATGGCGGTGCAGGAAATGACTTATTGAACGGTGGTGCTGGCAACAATACTTATGTTTTTGGTCGCGGTTATGGAATTGATACTATTGCTGAGAATTCTAACACTGGTACAGATACTCTCAGTTTCAAAGCAGGTATTAATCCATCTGATATCACTTTTTGGCGAAAATCGAGTAGTTACCCAGAAAGCGATAATCTCTACTTAGCAATCAAAAACACTCATGACCAAATTATTATTGAAGATCAGTTTAGAAGTGGCCCTTATGGCATAGACCAGTTTGTATTTGCCAACGGGACAATCTGGACAAGAGAAAATATTCAAACTTGGTTACTACAATCCACCACTGACGATGATTACTTATTGGGATATCAAAGTAATGATACCCTTGATGGCGGTGCAGGAAACGACTTATTGAATGGTGGTTATGGCAACAATACTTATGTTTTTGGTCGTGGTTATGGAATTGACACTATTGTTGAAAACTACAACACTGGTACAGATACTCTCAGTTTCAAAACTGGTATTAATCCATCTGATATCACCTTCTGGCGAAAATCGAATAGTTACCCAGAAAGCGATAATCTCTACTTAGCAATCAAAAACACTCATGACCAAATTATCATTGAAGATCAGTTTAGAAGTGGCCCTTATGGCATAGACCAGTTTGTATTTGCCAACGGGACAATCTGGACAAGAGAAAATATTCAAACTTGGTTACTGCAATCTACCACTGGCGATGATTACTTACTGGGATATCAAAGTAATGATACCCTTGATGGCGGTGCAGGAAACGACTTATTGAATGGTGGTTATGGCAACAATACTTATATCTTTGGTCGAGGCTACGCAGTTGATACTATTGTTGAAAACTATAACACTGGTACAGATACTGTCAGTTTCAAAGCAGGTATTAGTAAATCGGATGTTGTTTTCTGGCGCAAATCTAATAGTAGTACAGAACAGGATAATCTTTATTTAGCAATCAAAAATACTAATGATCGCCTCATCATTGAAGATCAGTTTAGGAGTGGCCCTTATGGTATAGATCAGTTTATCTTTGCCGATGGTACAACTATAACTCGGTCAGAGATAAACTCTATGTCTTTACCGAATAATCTCCCTGAAGATAATCTTGTCACTGGAGATGCAAATGCCAACACTTTGGAAAATGCTACAGGCAATGATACCTTAGCCGGGGGCATAGGGAATGATACATATATCTTCAAGCAAGGTTATGGTCAA contains:
- a CDS encoding calcium-binding protein, with amino-acid sequence MNQLQSGNFKQRLINEWQQAISNLSSEQLNQISQLSREDIKNISEEEDVRITNEAYPDNTQHPYFLEGADLIISLSPNLSVDDIESFAPDIGITGIASLDPLLFFRPDLWTNLGIQTIVHDILSLYQIALEEKTGESPGILEAVYEIDSVVLSAIFVPLEAILDDFISLFDFSESQTPKITSPSIIGASLGGKIATYFVNDNFASQLLANSIGKTVGSWVGSAIENEFDFNNKSLESLALPDRFIGNLVSISVSLGSGELSENIIDALKIEDTLTQMGVDTLTEAVVDYAFTSIAREYFPNFAENYLQITSVKEITRLDLINSYKNALASYAGSEFYKTLVRWNIIGEGQLNQGSAIGGSLGAVAIPGLASWLGFTALTGPIGIFVGTVVGSLIGGVFGDEDFPRAAYAINIVNGEFVTQFSYELDDGNTEIARQMGEAAKEILNFLAETVGGQLMTVENVYYGHYKEQLVYQLQDNAPGSSSFRTRVGFSNAQAAIEAGVVYQLTKTQIEGGDRYIKRLFNNYTNSRSNLDDFNELLQIAKEYGTYLDNPTLYQEYINKLAANSIQDADKRITALQSHPWDSFVPAELNDDLIKKVATNLLPTTIIISIEGNDLIVNGERIYGWVKTQPENKIQFLQFTDGRLYTINVDKDNKVTLNLYTKDPTIRDFGLDILPSQVRLSLSGNNLNINGEIIANWLTNNNNRVEILRFADGSRFKIVVENGTVKLENELVANFKTVLAKAREFNLSTPQVSDNYKGNNVTRIISGNGGVVQGNDNSDDVLISSSAAETLRGGKGDDVYRYSLGNGKDTIDDIGGVDVIEFDSNIQLSNLRLQQSSNNLIISIINPSNPSAPITNQLTITNFLTNKIEFIRLGNNQEYFLDNSSGQWQLKATNNVQTATSSNTTIQGTIGADVLRGLGENDTLLGGAGNDTYLYSFGDGLNTTIYDTGDYEGKVRDGGIDTLVLGTNTIHSLKLQDKDLIITVSYILPGFNASGGNNEAQPIIITIKNWVDENSRIEFIRLANGKDFYPTLAADGSVSLQAVLTQGESTLDVQLDVPDNYVLSAYKLAVVDLFGNGLQLISAQDSFAMSDLDNDGYLEQTGWVSPSDGILVIDLNNDGRITELNEFISLTTQPNVTSIASLNSNGDRLLNSQDTNFERIRVWIDANGNRKVELGELAALHRYGIDDISLASQQKNFEVAGNLITASTYFTQLGYEFRKRSQIFDVAFAYNPNGVKLETLPGGINKFNFENKPDIIIADDTAGNLNLTIDPTITYAVTGGKGNDILTILASSTTGGILNGGAGDDTLTGAGGSDIINGGKGKDVIKAGAGDDTITVDADDIITSLDGGAGFDIVTIDLDSRLHLILKDSNNVEAIIGTKISNQITYIGVKPVLISGDLGNDILTGGEGDDQIEGGEGKDKLYGNKGKDLLLGGLDDDSLYGEQNDDQLYGQEGDDFLDGGDGNDILNGGIGNDSLKGGSGQNTYIFGRGYGIDTITQNNNADKDIISFKAGISPSDITFWRRSNNDSEKNNLYLAIKNTHDRLIITDQLVNNAYGIDQFTFADGTIWTRENIQAWLLQSTTGDDYLVGYQSNDTLDGGAGNDLLNGGAGNNTYVFGRGYGIDTIAENSNTGTDTLSFKAGINPSDITFWRKSSSYPESDNLYLAIKNTHDQIIIEDQFRSGPYGIDQFVFANGTIWTRENIQTWLLQSTTDDDYLLGYQSNDTLDGGAGNDLLNGGYGNNTYVFGRGYGIDTIVENYNTGTDTLSFKTGINPSDITFWRKSNSYPESDNLYLAIKNTHDQIIIEDQFRSGPYGIDQFVFANGTIWTRENIQTWLLQSTTGDDYLLGYQSNDTLDGGAGNDLLNGGYGNNTYIFGRGYAVDTIVENYNTGTDTVSFKAGISKSDVVFWRKSNSSTEQDNLYLAIKNTNDRLIIEDQFRSGPYGIDQFIFADGTTITRSEINSMSLPNNLPEDNLVTGDANANTLENATGNDTLAGGIGNDTYIFKQGYGQDIIQEGYSGLNSYYDTVKFGAGLTTNTMEIVRQGDDLIFKVKGSSDRLTIKDQFNVYEVYAIEEFQFDNGATVWTKENIKQHLLKSTNGNDYIVGYSEGINNETLDGGLGNDTLAGGSGNDTYIFKQGYGQDIIQEGYSGLNSYYDTVKFGAGLTTNTMEIIRQGDDLIFKVKGSSDRLTIKDQFNVYEVYAIEEFQFDNGATVWTKENIKQHLLKSTPGDDYLVGYSWGIRNDILDGGLGNDTLVGGTGDDTYIFKQGYGQDIIQEDYSGLNSYYDTVKFGAGLTIQTMEIVREGNDLVFKVKGSSDRLTIKNQFDYPFEAISIEEFQFDNGATIWTKENIKQYLLKSTSADDYIVGYSEGINNETLDGGLGNDTLVGGTGNDTYIFKQGYGQDIIQEGYSGFNSYYDTVKFGAGLTTNTMEIVRQGNDLIFKVKGSSDRLTIKNQFDYPFEAISIEEFQFDNGATIWTKEDIKQYLLQSTDGDDYIVGYSEGINNETLDGGLGDDTLVGGAGNDTYIFKHDYGQDIIQEGYYAFNSYYDTVKFGRGLTPQTMEIVRQGNDLIFKVKDNIDQLTIKNQFDYPYEVLSVEEFQFDNGATIWTKEDIKNYLATTINNAPIVQNAIIDQTIGSNSPFNFTIPINTFSDSNIGDSLSYTATKADGTSLPSWLKFNPITRTFTGIPTVGDVSTLNIKVVATDNKRANVSDTFAINIRNLTGTAGNDSITGTFNDDVIQGLGGNDILLGLAGNDTLDGGTGQDTMTGGLDNDTYIVDNSADKVVENANEGTDTVRSSISYTLGDNIENLVLTGTSSLSGTGNTLNNLITGNTGANTLNGKAGDDIINGEGGNDTLNGESGNDTLNGGTGNDSLDGGAGDDVMLGGAGDDTYYTDSSNDQIIEVFNEGTDTVRSAISWTLGYNLENLILTGSNAINGTGNALKNSITGNTANNTLSGGDNDDTLNGDAGNDILNGDAGNDSLDGGVGNDVMIGGAGNDTYYTDSINDQIIEATNAGTDTVRSAISWTLSNNLENLILTGSNAINGTGNALVNNMTGNSANNSLSGGDNNDTLNGGDGDDILNGGNGNDTLIGGNGNDTLVGGVGSDKLTGGAGNDKFVFNSLSEGIDTITDFSSTNDVLVVQSLLASFNYTGTNPIANGYMRGIQSGSNTLIQVDADGVGSSAIFSTLVTLNNFTASNFSQNNLIF
- a CDS encoding ribbon-helix-helix domain-containing protein, encoding MGKVTVTIYMEETDKEALQQLADAEERSLSQMAVLILKRAIKQAQNDGTITPK